From a region of the Oryza sativa Japonica Group chromosome 6, ASM3414082v1 genome:
- the LOC9271407 gene encoding uncharacterized protein encodes MAATGGAAGEKTASSLLLGVRGYTSTLKNASTASCRLSAGHPIEVTLWEASPPALSHFSVHCPDLPSFNGNVLRVPEAIAAAVDDADGQLLLLLRVPIDQLGAPHNNDYLVYHPDPPSPKLDLLPNPPPPTLGDHQLAILSCGDDRYVVAALHVWSEFTSTLRLYRSSCSSGSWTSEEVSVEEPVRDRLCPIPDSAKRQLYHVTTKTITLGGAKGTVGWVDLWRGILLCDVLDEMSPRKLRDMPLPWPAKGNWRRYLNEDVSFCRDIAISQHKDSIKYLEMEIVSPRTVTTTIPTSTSADPTSYLEWVRRSREPQPTRRRSVFHPGSWRITTWSMPIPVTSWDDWRRDCTAESREVHLDTNPSHHYELLHSLMLSNSGDEHREEAQGQGATSSLSLGRLYLSHPALSCIDDDVVYLLGNAAGRGAKTGGMMVAVDVRNKELRGVAKLDPEKNTLYSMRCYLATGISKRLNTTTDTRVGRPEEDAEAAE; translated from the exons ATGGCCGCgactggcggcgccgccggggagaAGACGGCCAGCAGCCTCCTGCTCGGCGTCCGGGGCTACACGTCCACCCTCAAGAACGCCTCCACCGCCAGCTGCAGGTTGAGCGCCGGCCATCCCATCGAGGTGACTTTGTGGGAGGCGTCCCCGCCTGCCCTCTCCCACTTCTCCGTCCACTGCCCCGATCTCCCATCCTTCAATGGCAATGTGCTTCGCGTGCCTgaagccatcgccgccgccgtcgacgacgccgacggccagctcctcctcctcctccgagtcCCCATCGATCAGCTTGGTGCCCCGCATAACAACGACTACTTGGTCTACCATCCGGATCCCCCGTCTCCGAAACTGGATCTGCTCCCCAACCCGCCTCCCCCTACCCTCGGTGACCACCAGCTCGCCATACTCAGCTGCGGCGACGACCGCTACGTCGTGGCCGCCCTCCACGTCTGGAGTGAGTTCACTTCCACGCTGCGCCTGTACAGATCTTCTTGTTCGTCTGGGAGTTGGACATCGGAGGAGGTGTCCGTGGAGGAGCCGGTGAGGGACAGGCTGTGCCCGATCCCGGACTCAGCCAAGAGGCAGCTGTACCACGTCACCACCAAGACCATCACGCTCGGAGGTGCGAAGGGCACCGTGGGCTGGGTTGATCTCTGGCGCGGCATCCTCCTCTGCGACGTGCTCGACGAAATGTCTCCAAGGAAGCTCCGCGACATGCCGCTGCCGTGGCCGGCCAAGGGCAATTGGAGGAGGTACCTCAATGAAGATGTGTCCTTCTGTCGGGACATCGCCATCAGCCAACACAAGGATTCCATCAAGTATCTGGAGATGGAGATCGTTTCGCCAAGAACGGTGACCACCACCatacccacctccacctctgcAGATCCTACTTCATACCTTGAATGGGTTCGCCGCAGCAGAGAACCTCAGCCGACACGGCGACGCTCCGTGTTCCACCCTGGTTCGTGGAGAATCACTACATGGAGCATGCCTATCCCGGTCACTTCATGGGACGACTGGCGCCGTGACTGCACTGCTGAATCGCGTGAAGTCCATCTTGACACCAACCCAAGTCACCATTACGAGTTGCTTCATAGCCTCATGCTCAGCAACAGCGGTGATGAACACAGGGAGGAGGCTCAAGGTCAAGGGGCAACCTCTTCCTTGTCCCTAGGACGCCTGTATTTGAGTCACCCGGCCTTGAGTTGCATCGATGATGATGTTGTTTACCTCTTGGGCAACGCTGCCGGCAGGGGTGCTAAGACGGGAGGAATGATGGTCGCTGTTGACGTCAGGAACAAGGAGCTGCGAGGAGTGGCCAAGCTTGACCCCGAAAAGAACACCCTCTACTCCATGCGATGCTACCTTGCAACTGGGATCTCCAAACGCCTCAACACTACCACAG ACACAAGAGTTGGACGACCTGAGGAGGATGCAGAAGCCGCCGAGTAG
- the LOC9266154 gene encoding ABSCISIC ACID-INSENSITIVE 5-like protein 2 gives MANYHHQEYYQMAAAAAVAWPREPDSPQLSIMSGCSSLFSISTLRDDDDGGGVRLAGAALPATPVSLAGIAGGASTPGGDEVDMEVRQQSGGSGDDRRTIRMMRNRESALRSRARKRAYVEELEKEVRRLVDDNLNLKKQCKELKQEVAALVMPTKSSLRRTSSTQF, from the exons ATGGCGAACTACCACCACCAGGAGTACTAccagatggcggcggcggcagcggtggcgtggCCGAGGGAGCCGGACAGCCCGCAGCTGAGCATCATGAGCGGCTGCAGCTCCCTCTTCTCCATCTCCACcctgagggacgacgacgacggcggcggcgtccgcctcgccggcgccgcgctgcCCGCCACGCCGGTGTCGCTCGCCgggatcgccggcggcgccagtacccccggcggcgacgaggtggacaTGGAGGTGCGGCAgcagagcggcggcagcggcgacgaccggaGGACCATCCGGATGATGAGGAACCGGGAGTCCGCGCTTCGCTCCAGGGCGCGCAAGAgg GCGTACGTTGAAGAGCTAGAGAAAGAGGTTCGCCGGCTGGTGGATGACAACTTGAATCTCAAGAAGCAGTGCAAAGAG CTGAAACAGGAGGTTGCTGCACTGGTGATGCCTACAAAGAGCTCACTGCGACGAACTTCATCAACTCAATTCTGA